Genomic window (Chloroflexota bacterium):
TGAAGCCGGCTTGTGGGTGTTGAGATTGTCCTGCACGAGCACGATCTTCGCCGCGTCCGGGAAATGCGTGTCGGACAAATCCTTGAGAACCTGCGCATAATCCAAGGCGGTGTGGCGATCAGTGACCTCGACATGCCGCCAGCCTTCGAGGGGCGCGAACATCATGAACAGGGTGGCCGTGCCATTGCGCTGGTACTCGTGATCGAGCCGTCTGGGCCGTCCCGGCTTCGCCGGGATCGGCTTACGCGTTTCGGCGATGAGTTGCTTCGACGTCTCGTCCACGCAGACCACGGGACAGGCCGGATCGTGCGGCCTCTGATAGACCTCCAGCACGTCTTCCATGGCGGCCACGAATGCGGCACTGGCGTCCGGCGGAATGACCCATTGCTGTTTCAGGTGCGGCTTGAGGATGTTTTTTTTAGCGTCCGCCCGATCGTGTTGTCGCTGACGCGATCGACGATGTTCAGTTCAACGACCTTGTCTTCCAGCAGCCGCAACGTCCACCGCGCGCGCCCCTTGGGTGGTTCTGAACAGGCCAACGCGATCAACTTGGCCTCGGCGGCGCCGTCGAAGATGCGCGTTCTGGCCGAGGCGGGCGAGTGCTTGCGCGTCAACACCGCCTCGAAGCCTTCCTCGACCAATTGCTGCCGGGTTCGCGCTATCGTCGCCAGGCTGGTGTCAAGGGCCTTGGCGATCTGGCTGTCGCTCCAGGCTTCGCCGGCCTCTCCGGCGTCAGCCTTCAACAAGATGCGCGCCTTCATCAGCCGTTGCGCGGGGTGCTTGCCGCTGCGGACCATTGTGTTCAGCCGGTCTCGCTCGTCGGCGTCGAGCTTCACGACATACTTCTTTACGGCGATCTCTTTCGCGGCCACGAATCGACTCCATAACTGCGCTGCGGAGCCATCGATTCGGAATTCCTACTCACTGTCAATGACGTGAGGCACTAG
Coding sequences:
- a CDS encoding IS630 family transposase — encoded protein: MLKPHLKQQWVIPPDASAAFVAAMEDVLEVYQRPHDPACPVVCVDETSKQLIAETRKPIPAKPGRPRRLDHEYQRNGTATLFMMFAPLEGWRHVEVTDRHTALDYAQVLKDLSDTHFPDAAKIVLVQDNLNTHKPASLYEAFPAEEARRLVERFEWHYTPKHGSWLDMAESELSVLSSQCLDRRIS
- a CDS encoding helix-turn-helix domain-containing protein; the protein is MAAKEIAVKKYVVKLDADERDRLNTMVRSGKHPAQRLMKARILLKADAGEAGEAWSDSQIAKALDTSLATIARTRQQLVEEGFEAVLTRKHSPASARTRIFDGAAEAKLIALACSEPPKGRARWTLRLLEDKVVELNIVDRVSDNTIGRTLKKTSSSRT